A stretch of the Candidatus Polarisedimenticolia bacterium genome encodes the following:
- the hrcA gene encoding heat-inducible transcriptional repressor HrcA, translated as MPDLELDNRSREILKEVIRSFIDSGEPVGSRTIAKIYPEGLSAASIRNIMADLEEMGYLTQPHTSAGRVPTDRGYRYYVDSLLTGVELPRSDRERVAEVVRRQVALPEVLHEISRVISRLTHQVGFVVSPDHTRAVLKHIEFISLGPRRILAILVDKSGAIHNRVADTSEELTQEELDQVGRFLVAGYQGKTLPEIREALLEKMKEEKARFDTLLSRAISLGTQFLRAQEEADKQVYVQGTSNMLQQPDIVDMEEMRRIFETFEQKGKLVKILDEVVGSEGLRVIIGSENSDPTLAHLALIASPYRAGEQSTGILGVLGPTRMEYSRAIALVDYISKLLSRILTVPPS; from the coding sequence GTGCCTGACCTGGAACTCGATAACCGCAGCCGGGAGATCCTCAAGGAGGTCATCCGGAGCTTCATCGATTCGGGGGAGCCGGTAGGGTCGCGAACCATCGCGAAGATCTATCCGGAGGGGCTTTCGGCGGCTTCGATTCGCAACATCATGGCGGACCTGGAGGAGATGGGGTATCTCACGCAGCCCCATACCTCCGCGGGCCGGGTACCTACCGATCGCGGCTATCGCTATTACGTCGATTCGCTGCTGACCGGCGTGGAGCTGCCGCGCTCCGATCGCGAGCGGGTCGCCGAGGTGGTGCGCCGGCAGGTGGCGCTCCCCGAGGTGCTGCACGAGATCTCCCGCGTCATCTCCCGCCTGACCCACCAGGTCGGCTTCGTCGTCTCACCGGACCACACGCGCGCGGTGCTCAAGCACATCGAGTTCATCTCCCTGGGGCCGCGCCGGATTCTCGCCATCCTGGTGGACAAGTCCGGGGCGATTCACAATCGCGTCGCCGACACTTCCGAGGAGCTCACCCAGGAGGAGCTGGACCAGGTGGGCCGCTTCCTCGTGGCGGGGTACCAGGGGAAGACGCTCCCGGAGATTCGCGAGGCGCTGCTGGAAAAGATGAAGGAAGAAAAGGCACGCTTCGACACGCTGCTGTCGCGCGCCATCTCGCTGGGGACCCAGTTCCTGCGCGCCCAGGAAGAGGCCGACAAGCAGGTCTACGTGCAGGGTACCTCGAACATGCTGCAGCAGCCCGACATCGTGGACATGGAGGAGATGCGGCGTATCTTCGAGACTTTCGAGCAGAAGGGAAAGCTCGTGAAGATCCTCGACGAGGTGGTGGGCTCGGAAGGCCTGCGGGTGATCATCGGCTCGGAGAATTCCGATCCGACGTTGGCCCATCTGGCGCTGATCGCCTCGCCCTACCGCGCGGGGGAGCAGTCGACCGGCATTCTCGGAGTCCTGGGTCCCACTCGCATGGAATACTCCCGCGCCA